From Pogona vitticeps strain Pit_001003342236 chromosome ZW-PAR, PviZW2.1, whole genome shotgun sequence, one genomic window encodes:
- the LOC144585160 gene encoding SH3 domain-binding protein 5-like — protein sequence MEGSDQRLVLGMNMGDGRQTPPGELRTPTEEREEQRTSGSEALCDGGGDAKSPPKKEEEEEEEEEELDPRIQEELEHLNQANEEINRVELQLDEARTTYRRILSESARKLNAQGSQLGNCIEKARPYYEARRLAKEAQQETQKAALRYERANSQHNAAREMVFVAEQGVMADKNRLDPTWQEMLNHATCKVNEAEEERLRSEREHQRVTQLCQQAEAKVQSLQKSLKRVIVKSKPYFELKAQFNQILEEHKARVTSLEQQVAQAKMRYSVALRNLEQISEQIHARRLQRLVGRRASPVGAEASPILLYGNMALPPEPATSSDTLSVLSFQTIASDLQKFDSVEHLLGLSDAASLNSDELEEREQRRGAQPHPFKHHRSISL from the exons ATGGAGGGTTCCGACCAACGGTTGGTGCTGGGCATGAACATGGGGGATGGGCGACAGACACCTCCCGGGGAGCTGCGGACACCcacagaagagagagaagaacagaGGACCTCTGGGTCTGAAGCCCTCTGTGATGGTGGCGGAGATGCCAaaagcccccccaaaaaggaggaggaggaagaagaggaagaggaagaacttGATCCTCGCATCCAGGAGGAGCTGGAACACCTCAATCAGGCCAATGAGGAAATAAATCGGGTGGAGTTGCAGTTGGATGAAGCCCGCACCACGTACCGGAGGATCTTGTCAGAATCTGCCAGGAAGCTCAATGCCCAGGGCTCTCAGCTGGGGAATTGCATTGAGAAAGCGCGCCCATATTACGAGGCCAGGCGTTTGGctaaggaggcacagcaggagaCCCAGAAAGCTGCACTTCGGTATGAACGGGCA aactctcaacacAATGCGGCTCGTGAGATGGTttttgtggctgagcagggagtcATGGCAGACAAGAACCGGCTAGATCCCACGTGGCAAGAGATGCTCAATCATGCAACGTGCAAGGTGAATGAAGCTGAGGAGGAGCGGCTGCGCAGCGAGAGGGAGCATCAGCGTGTTACTCAGCTGtgccagcaggctgaggcaaaagtCCAGTCCCTACAAAAGTCCTTGAAGCGTGTCATCGTGAAGAGCAAGCCTTACTTTGAACTGAAAGCTCAGTTCAACCAAATCCTTGAGGAGCACAAGGCCAGGGTAACATCCCTGGAGCAGCAGGTTGCCCAGGCGAAGATGCGCTACTCCGTGGCTTTGCGGAACCTGGAGCAAATCAGTGAGCAGATCCATGCCCGGCGTCTCCAGCGTCTAGTTGGACGGCGGGCTTCCCCAGTGGGTGCTGAAGCCAGCCCGATTTTGCTGTACGGAAATATGGCCCTACCTCCTGAACCAGCCACCTCTTCTGACACCCTCTCAGTGCTCAGCTTCCAGACCATTGCCTCTGACCTGCAGAAATTCGACTCGGTGGAGCACCTTCTGGGCCTGTCTGACGCTGCCAGTCTCAACAGCGATGAGCTTGAAGAGCGGGAACAGCGCCGTGGTGCTCAGCCTCACCCTTTCAAACACCACCgtagcatcagcctttga